The Thioalkalivibrio sulfidiphilus HL-EbGr7 genome includes a window with the following:
- a CDS encoding L,D-transpeptidase, whose translation MDECPPVPPVTTWYGEIRDRLARDYPDRALDPLIVVRIGEQRLYLIRHGVPFLDYPVSTSRYGIGNRDGSLKTPLGVHQVRRRIGEDAPLGTIFRGRANTGRIANILTTPETSPEDNITSRILWLDGLEEGVNRGGEVDSFQRFIYIHGTDEEGLIGQPASDGCVRMTNAAVIELFDQVPLGTLVVIVE comes from the coding sequence ATGGATGAGTGCCCGCCGGTGCCGCCCGTGACCACCTGGTATGGCGAGATCCGCGATCGCCTGGCGCGGGATTACCCGGATCGCGCTCTCGATCCCCTGATCGTCGTGCGCATCGGTGAGCAGCGTCTCTACCTGATCCGTCACGGCGTGCCGTTTCTGGACTACCCCGTGTCCACCTCCAGGTATGGCATCGGCAACCGGGACGGCAGCCTCAAGACGCCGCTCGGCGTGCACCAGGTGCGGCGCAGGATCGGCGAGGATGCGCCGCTCGGCACCATCTTCCGCGGGCGCGCCAACACCGGGCGCATCGCCAACATCCTCACCACCCCCGAGACCAGCCCCGAGGACAACATCACCTCCCGTATCCTGTGGCTGGACGGCCTGGAGGAGGGCGTGAACCGGGGCGGCGAGGTGGATTCCTTCCAGCGCTTCATCTATATCCACGGCACCGACGAGGAAGGCCTGATAGGCCAACCGGCATCCGATGGCTGCGTGCGCATGACCAACGCCGCGGTGATCGAGCTGTTCGATCAGGTGCCGCTCGGCACCCTTGTGGTCATCGTCGAGTAG
- a CDS encoding CvpA family protein, translating to MIWIDFVIIGIIALSALISLFRGFVKEAISLATWVVAFWVSLSYASPLSGLLPASLEDPTLRVGIAFAVLFILTLILGGVINVLAGQMVKRTGLSGTDRSLGAVFGMARGLLVVAVLVLLAALTVLPQEPWWSDSLLLPHFERLAIWLRGFLSEDLAAHFVF from the coding sequence ATGATCTGGATCGATTTCGTCATCATCGGGATCATCGCCCTGTCGGCCCTGATCAGCCTGTTCCGGGGCTTCGTCAAGGAGGCGATCTCCCTGGCTACCTGGGTGGTGGCCTTCTGGGTCTCCCTGAGCTACGCCAGTCCCCTGTCAGGTCTTCTGCCCGCGAGCCTCGAGGATCCCACCCTGCGGGTCGGCATCGCCTTCGCGGTGCTGTTCATCCTGACCCTGATCCTGGGCGGCGTGATCAACGTGCTGGCCGGGCAGATGGTCAAGCGCACCGGTCTTTCGGGCACCGACCGCAGCCTGGGCGCGGTCTTCGGCATGGCCCGGGGCCTGCTGGTGGTGGCGGTGCTGGTGCTGCTGGCGGCACTGACTGTTCTGCCCCAGGAACCCTGGTGGAGTGACAGCCTGCTGCTGCCCCATTTCGAGCGCCTGGCCATCTGGCTGCGGGGATTCCTCTCCGAGGATCTTGCCGCCCATTTCGTCTTCTAG
- the accD gene encoding acetyl-CoA carboxylase, carboxyltransferase subunit beta, translated as MSWFEKLVPSRIRTDATTKRAVPEGLWMRCDGCGATLYRPEVERHEDVCPKCSHHMRMGARRRLDSFLDEDGREEIAAGVEPVDVLKFRDSKKYRDRLTAAQKATGEKDALVVMQGRVYGVPVVAAAFDFSFMGGSMGSVVGERFVRAVDTAAREGIPLVCFSASGGARMQEALFSLMQMAKTSAALGRLRAKGVPFISVMTDPTMGGVSASLAMLGDINVAEPGALIGFAGPRVIQQTVRETLPEGFQRAEFLVEKGAVDLIIDRRQMRQRLASLMAMMTRRPAPSL; from the coding sequence ATGAGCTGGTTTGAAAAACTCGTCCCATCACGGATCCGCACTGACGCCACCACCAAGCGCGCCGTGCCCGAGGGTCTCTGGATGCGTTGCGACGGCTGCGGTGCCACCCTCTACCGTCCCGAGGTGGAGCGCCACGAGGATGTCTGCCCCAAGTGCAGTCATCACATGCGCATGGGCGCCCGGCGCCGCCTGGACAGTTTCCTGGACGAGGATGGCCGCGAGGAGATCGCCGCCGGCGTGGAGCCGGTGGACGTGCTCAAGTTCCGCGACAGCAAGAAATACCGTGACCGGCTCACAGCCGCCCAGAAGGCCACCGGCGAGAAGGATGCCCTGGTGGTGATGCAGGGGCGCGTGTATGGCGTGCCGGTGGTCGCTGCCGCCTTCGATTTCTCCTTCATGGGCGGCTCCATGGGCTCCGTGGTGGGCGAGCGCTTCGTGCGCGCCGTGGACACCGCCGCCCGGGAAGGCATCCCGCTGGTGTGCTTCTCCGCCAGTGGTGGCGCGCGCATGCAGGAGGCCCTGTTCTCCCTCATGCAGATGGCCAAGACCAGCGCGGCCCTGGGACGCCTGCGCGCCAAGGGCGTGCCGTTCATCTCGGTGATGACCGATCCCACCATGGGCGGCGTGTCCGCCAGCCTCGCCATGCTCGGGGACATCAACGTGGCCGAGCCCGGCGCGCTGATCGGCTTCGCCGGTCCCCGGGTGATTCAGCAGACCGTACGCGAGACCCTGCCCGAGGGTTTCCAGCGCGCCGAGTTCCTGGTGGAGAAGGGTGCCGTCGACCTGATCATCGATCGGCGACAGATGCGCCAGCGGCTCGCCTCGCTGATGGCCATGATGACCCGCCGCCCCGCCCCCAGCCTCTGA
- the truA gene encoding tRNA pseudouridine(38-40) synthase TruA, with the protein MRIALGVEYDGSGFCGWQTQLQGRAVQACVEQALSRVANHPVSVVCAGRTDAGVHATAQVIHFDTESVRTARSWVLGGNTHLPPEISLLWAKEVDADFSARFSARSRRYRYVILNRWVRPGVLHRKVSWHHPPLDAERMHAAGQRLLGEWDFTSFRAVGCQAKSPVRTLLSLSVTRRGDFIYLDVHANAFLHHMVRNIAGVLMAVGEGERPVEWVSEVLHARDRTLGGVTAPPHGLYLVHVEYEPQSGIVLEPLLPEF; encoded by the coding sequence ATGCGCATTGCCCTCGGTGTGGAATACGACGGTTCCGGGTTCTGCGGCTGGCAGACCCAGTTGCAGGGGCGTGCCGTGCAGGCCTGCGTCGAACAGGCCCTGTCCCGGGTGGCAAATCATCCGGTGAGTGTGGTGTGCGCCGGGCGTACCGATGCGGGCGTCCATGCCACGGCACAGGTGATCCACTTCGACACCGAGTCCGTGCGCACGGCCCGCTCCTGGGTGCTGGGCGGCAACACCCATCTGCCGCCGGAGATCAGCCTGCTCTGGGCAAAAGAGGTCGATGCGGACTTCAGCGCGCGCTTCTCGGCGCGCAGCCGCCGATACCGTTACGTGATCCTCAATCGCTGGGTGCGCCCCGGTGTGCTGCATCGCAAGGTGAGCTGGCATCATCCCCCCCTGGATGCCGAGCGCATGCACGCGGCCGGGCAGCGCCTGCTGGGGGAATGGGATTTCACCAGCTTCCGCGCGGTAGGCTGCCAGGCCAAGAGCCCGGTGCGCACCCTCTTGTCCCTGTCGGTCACCCGCCGTGGCGATTTCATCTACCTGGACGTGCACGCCAACGCCTTTCTGCATCACATGGTGCGCAACATCGCCGGTGTGCTGATGGCCGTGGGGGAGGGGGAGCGGCCGGTGGAATGGGTCTCGGAGGTGCTGCACGCCCGGGACCGCACCCTGGGCGGTGTGACGGCGCCACCCCATGGGCTGTACCTGGTGCATGTGGAGTATGAACCGCAGAGTGGGATTGTGTTGGAACCGTTGTTGCCGGAGTTCTGA
- a CDS encoding ABC transporter permease subunit, with the protein MSVPEVTATGSTRLRRGIDRGVKSLTQGRLGRALVIALPYAWLLLFLLVPVFIVIKISLAEMALASPPYTPMLQWLEGRTLALRVHLGNYAFLWQDPLYLAAYLNSLKVAAVSTLICLLIGYPMAYGIARASPSWRIVLLMMIILPFWTSFLIRVYAWIGLLQNNGLFNNLLMGLGLIDQPLPLLHSNFAVYLGIVYSYLPFMVLPLYATLVRQDLTLLEAAADLGCPPWKSFLTITLPLSMPGVIAGSLLVFIPAVGEFVIPDLLGGPDSLMIGKILWNEFFSNRDWPVASAVAVAMLVVIVVPLLLLQRIGERQTAGEGR; encoded by the coding sequence GTGAGCGTGCCCGAGGTCACGGCCACCGGCTCCACCCGGCTGCGCCGGGGCATCGACCGGGGCGTGAAGAGCCTGACCCAGGGCCGGCTTGGCCGCGCCCTGGTGATCGCCCTGCCCTACGCCTGGCTGCTGCTGTTCCTGCTGGTGCCGGTGTTCATCGTCATCAAGATCAGCCTGGCGGAGATGGCACTGGCCAGCCCGCCCTACACCCCGATGCTGCAGTGGCTGGAGGGGCGCACCCTGGCGCTGCGCGTGCACCTGGGCAACTACGCCTTCCTGTGGCAGGACCCGCTGTACCTGGCCGCCTACCTCAATTCCCTCAAGGTGGCCGCGGTCTCCACCCTCATCTGCCTGCTGATCGGCTATCCCATGGCCTACGGCATCGCCCGCGCCTCGCCCAGCTGGCGCATCGTGCTGCTGATGATGATCATCCTGCCCTTCTGGACCAGCTTCCTGATCCGGGTCTATGCCTGGATCGGACTGCTGCAGAACAACGGACTGTTCAACAACCTGCTCATGGGGCTCGGCCTCATCGACCAGCCCCTGCCGCTGCTGCATTCGAACTTCGCCGTGTACCTGGGCATCGTCTACTCCTACCTGCCCTTCATGGTGCTGCCCCTGTACGCGACCCTGGTGCGCCAGGACCTCACCCTGCTGGAAGCGGCGGCGGACCTGGGCTGCCCGCCCTGGAAGTCCTTCCTCACCATCACCCTGCCCCTGTCCATGCCGGGCGTGATCGCGGGCTCCCTGCTGGTGTTCATCCCGGCGGTGGGCGAGTTCGTGATCCCCGACCTGCTGGGTGGCCCCGACTCCCTCATGATCGGCAAGATCCTGTGGAACGAGTTCTTCTCCAACCGGGACTGGCCGGTGGCCTCGGCGGTGGCGGTGGCCATGCTGGTGGTGATCGTCGTGCCGCTGCTGCTCCTGCAGCGCATCGGTGAACGTCAGACCGCCGGAGAGGGTCGATGA
- the trpA gene encoding tryptophan synthase subunit alpha, whose translation MSRIARRFEALRAAGRKALIPYVTAGDPNPDNTVPLMHAMVAAGADIIELGVPFSDPMADGPVIQQACERALRHHVSLRQVIGMVKTFREQDAETPVVLMGYLNPVEIMGYEAFAIAAASAGVDGLLTVDLPPEESHDLVQVLRSHGVDPIFLLAPTSHEARIKRICDAASGFVYYVSLKGVTGAATLDVDAVAEKLAAIRAHTDLPLGVGFGIRDADSAARVSRVADAVVVGSALVNRIAEHEQDPEAGRRVVSELLAEMRKAMD comes from the coding sequence GTGAGCCGCATCGCCCGACGTTTCGAGGCCCTGCGGGCCGCCGGCCGCAAGGCCCTGATCCCCTACGTCACCGCCGGTGATCCCAACCCGGACAACACCGTACCGCTGATGCACGCCATGGTGGCGGCCGGTGCTGACATCATCGAGCTGGGCGTGCCGTTCTCCGATCCCATGGCCGACGGCCCGGTGATCCAGCAGGCCTGCGAGCGGGCCCTGCGCCATCACGTGAGCCTGCGCCAGGTGATCGGCATGGTGAAGACCTTCCGGGAGCAGGACGCCGAGACACCGGTGGTGCTCATGGGTTACCTCAATCCGGTGGAGATCATGGGCTATGAGGCCTTCGCCATCGCCGCCGCCAGCGCCGGCGTGGACGGACTACTCACCGTGGACCTGCCCCCCGAGGAGAGCCACGACCTGGTGCAGGTGCTGCGCAGCCATGGCGTTGACCCCATCTTCCTGCTGGCCCCCACCAGCCACGAGGCGCGCATCAAGCGCATCTGCGACGCCGCCTCGGGCTTTGTGTACTATGTGTCCCTGAAAGGCGTGACCGGGGCCGCCACCCTGGACGTGGACGCGGTGGCCGAGAAGCTTGCCGCCATCCGGGCGCATACGGACCTGCCGCTGGGCGTGGGTTTCGGTATCCGCGATGCGGACTCCGCCGCCCGGGTCTCCCGGGTCGCCGACGCCGTGGTGGTGGGCAGCGCCCTGGTCAATCGCATTGCCGAGCACGAGCAGGACCCCGAGGCCGGGCGCCGCGTGGTGAGTGAGCTGCTCGCCGAGATGCGCAAGGCCATGGATTGA
- a CDS encoding glutamate ligase domain-containing protein, producing MADKDVRTVIRHLAPQVDLWFSAGLPELPRAMDAASLCAHLRAVAGEAVSCHDTVAEAYRQACAAAGPGDRVLVLGSFYTVSAVLDLEGARVA from the coding sequence ATGGCGGACAAGGACGTGCGGACGGTGATCCGCCACCTGGCTCCCCAGGTGGACCTCTGGTTTTCGGCAGGCCTGCCGGAGCTTCCCCGGGCCATGGATGCGGCGTCCCTGTGCGCCCATCTGCGGGCAGTCGCCGGGGAGGCGGTGAGCTGTCATGACACGGTGGCCGAGGCTTACCGACAGGCCTGCGCGGCGGCCGGCCCCGGGGATCGGGTGCTGGTGCTCGGCTCCTTTTACACCGTCTCGGCGGTGCTCGACCTGGAAGGCGCGCGCGTGGCCTGA
- the purF gene encoding amidophosphoribosyltransferase encodes MCGIVGIVGRSPVNQALYDSLLVLQHRGQDAAGIVTCDADGHLHLRKDNGLVRDVFNVQHMQNLLGNMGIGHVRYPTAGSSSSAEAQPFYVNSPYGIALGHNGNLTNAEALKRELFLQDRRHINTESDSEILLNVLAQELLKSESLSLQPEDLFRAVSGVHRRCSGAYAVVAMIAGRGILAFRDPHGIRPVVFGHRSTPEGEEYMVASESVALDTLGFELVRDLEPGEAVFIDNDARLHTRQCAEETAVFSPCIFEYVYFARPDSVIDNIFVHRARMRMGTKLGQKILREWPDHDIDVIIPIPDTGRTVAIEMAHEMNVKYREGFIKNRYIGRTFIMPGQTQRRKSVRQKLNAIALEFKGKNVMLVDDSIVRGTTSREIVMMAKEAGAKKVYFASAAPPIRYPNVYGIDMPSAEELIAHGRSDEEVCQAIAADRLIYQDLDDLVAAVRKGNPKLERFDCSVFNGEYITGIGNEYLDHLRQKRSDSAKQKKSREYAHLDLHNNT; translated from the coding sequence ATGTGCGGCATTGTTGGTATCGTCGGTCGTAGCCCGGTCAACCAGGCCCTCTACGACAGCCTGCTGGTCCTGCAGCACCGTGGGCAGGACGCCGCCGGCATCGTCACCTGCGACGCGGACGGGCACCTGCACCTGCGCAAGGACAACGGCCTGGTGCGCGACGTGTTCAACGTCCAGCACATGCAGAACCTGCTGGGCAACATGGGCATCGGCCATGTGCGCTATCCCACCGCGGGCAGTTCCTCCTCCGCCGAGGCCCAGCCCTTCTACGTGAACTCCCCCTACGGCATTGCGCTCGGGCACAACGGCAATCTCACCAACGCCGAGGCGCTCAAGCGCGAGCTGTTCCTCCAGGACCGGCGCCACATCAACACCGAGTCCGATTCCGAGATCCTGCTCAACGTGCTGGCCCAGGAACTGCTCAAGAGCGAGAGCCTGAGCCTGCAGCCCGAGGACCTGTTCCGGGCGGTGAGCGGCGTGCACCGGCGCTGCAGCGGTGCCTACGCGGTGGTGGCCATGATCGCCGGGCGTGGCATCCTGGCCTTCCGCGATCCCCACGGCATCCGCCCCGTGGTCTTCGGCCATCGCAGCACCCCGGAAGGGGAGGAGTACATGGTGGCCTCCGAGAGCGTCGCCCTGGATACCCTGGGTTTCGAACTGGTGCGTGATCTGGAGCCCGGCGAGGCGGTGTTCATCGACAACGACGCCAGGCTGCATACCCGCCAGTGTGCCGAGGAGACGGCGGTGTTCTCGCCGTGCATCTTCGAGTACGTCTACTTCGCCCGTCCGGACTCGGTGATCGACAACATCTTCGTGCACCGTGCACGCATGCGCATGGGCACCAAGCTGGGCCAGAAGATCCTGCGCGAGTGGCCGGACCACGACATCGATGTGATCATCCCCATCCCCGATACCGGCCGCACCGTGGCCATCGAGATGGCCCACGAGATGAACGTGAAGTATCGCGAGGGCTTCATCAAGAACCGCTACATTGGCCGCACCTTCATCATGCCGGGTCAGACCCAGCGGCGTAAGTCGGTGCGCCAGAAGCTCAATGCCATCGCGCTCGAGTTCAAGGGCAAGAACGTGATGCTGGTGGATGATTCCATCGTGCGCGGCACCACCTCCCGTGAGATCGTCATGATGGCCAAGGAGGCGGGTGCCAAGAAGGTCTACTTCGCTTCCGCCGCGCCGCCGATCCGCTATCCCAATGTCTACGGCATCGACATGCCTTCCGCCGAGGAGCTGATCGCCCACGGGCGCAGCGACGAGGAGGTCTGCCAGGCCATCGCCGCCGACCGGCTCATCTACCAGGACCTGGACGACCTGGTGGCCGCGGTGCGTAAGGGCAATCCGAAACTGGAACGCTTCGACTGCTCCGTATTCAACGGCGAGTACATCACCGGCATCGGCAATGAATACCTCGACCACCTGCGCCAGAAGCGCAGCGATTCAGCCAAGCAGAAGAAGTCCCGGGAGTATGCCCACCTGGATCTGCACAACAACACCTGA
- a CDS encoding SPOR domain-containing protein codes for MDPRLKQRLVGAAVLLALAVIFLPMLLDGTGQQAGLNLRDGIPPEPEFARPEPPAPLERQASPAPPLETRPAPRSEARTVPQVAPQPAPERAAEPAPQSITPMAPAPVTPPPASTRAPAAASDPGPGGWAVQVGSFSERANAEAERDRLRRAGFQVLVEPARAGDRQIFRVKVGPVSTREEAERLRSRLGTEQSLQGIVVTHP; via the coding sequence TTGGATCCAAGACTCAAACAACGCCTGGTGGGCGCTGCCGTGCTGCTGGCACTGGCGGTGATCTTCCTGCCCATGCTGCTGGACGGCACCGGTCAACAGGCCGGGTTGAACCTGCGCGACGGCATTCCCCCCGAGCCGGAATTCGCCCGCCCCGAGCCGCCCGCGCCCCTGGAACGACAGGCCTCGCCCGCCCCGCCCCTGGAGACCCGCCCCGCCCCGCGCAGCGAGGCCCGTACTGTTCCCCAGGTCGCACCGCAACCGGCGCCCGAACGCGCCGCCGAGCCGGCACCTCAGTCCATTACCCCGATGGCCCCTGCCCCGGTCACGCCGCCACCCGCGTCGACCCGGGCACCGGCGGCCGCCAGCGACCCGGGCCCCGGTGGCTGGGCGGTGCAGGTGGGCAGCTTCAGTGAGCGGGCCAATGCCGAGGCCGAGCGTGACCGGTTGCGTCGCGCCGGTTTCCAGGTGCTGGTGGAGCCGGCCCGTGCCGGTGACCGGCAGATCTTCCGGGTCAAGGTGGGGCCGGTCTCCACCCGCGAGGAGGCGGAAAGGCTGCGCAGCCGGCTGGGCACGGAGCAGTCCCTGCAGGGCATCGTGGTGACCCACCCCTGA
- a CDS encoding ABC transporter permease subunit, with product MSGRRPFLLFTAVAFGYAFLYLPIITLMIYSFNDSRLVTVWGGFSTRWYVELFRNEQILSALWLSVRIAAMNATFAVVLGTLAALTLVRFTQFRTRMLFAGMVTAPLVMPEVILGLSALLMFVSLEQLIGWPEGRGMTTITIAHITFTTAYVAVVVQSRLSQLDGSLEEAAMDLGARPWKVFLVIILPIISPALIAGWLLGFTLSMDDLVIASFVSGPGSTTLPMVVYSSVRLGVSPQVNALATLIVVVVSTGVIIAGWLLHRQQRRHTGKPR from the coding sequence ATGAGCGGACGCCGGCCGTTCCTGCTGTTCACCGCCGTGGCCTTCGGCTACGCCTTCCTGTACCTGCCGATCATCACCCTGATGATCTACTCCTTCAACGACTCGCGCCTGGTGACGGTGTGGGGCGGCTTCTCCACCCGCTGGTACGTGGAGCTGTTTCGCAACGAGCAGATCCTCTCGGCCCTGTGGCTGTCGGTGCGCATCGCGGCCATGAACGCCACCTTCGCCGTGGTGCTCGGGACGCTCGCCGCGCTCACCCTGGTGCGTTTCACGCAGTTTCGCACCCGCATGCTGTTCGCCGGCATGGTGACCGCGCCCCTGGTGATGCCCGAGGTGATCCTGGGTCTCTCGGCCCTGCTGATGTTCGTGTCCCTGGAGCAGCTCATCGGCTGGCCCGAGGGGCGGGGCATGACCACCATCACCATCGCCCACATCACCTTCACCACCGCCTACGTGGCGGTGGTGGTGCAGTCACGTCTGTCGCAACTGGACGGCAGCCTGGAAGAGGCGGCCATGGACCTGGGCGCACGGCCCTGGAAGGTATTCCTGGTGATCATCCTGCCCATCATCTCGCCGGCGCTGATCGCCGGCTGGCTACTGGGCTTCACCCTGTCCATGGATGACCTGGTGATCGCGAGCTTCGTCTCCGGCCCCGGTTCCACCACCCTGCCCATGGTGGTCTACTCCAGCGTGCGCCTGGGGGTAAGTCCCCAGGTGAACGCGCTCGCGACCCTGATCGTGGTGGTGGTCAGCACCGGCGTGATCATCGCCGGCTGGCTGCTGCACCGGCAGCAGCGCCGGCACACGGGGAAACCCCGCTGA
- a CDS encoding phosphoribosylanthranilate isomerase produces MATPRTRVKICGITRMEDALAACEAGADALGFVFYARSPRAVTPEAARQMALALPPFVSRVGLFVDAAPETVAAVLDVVPLDLLQFHGDECPADCASFGRPYLKAVPMAAGLNPVAYMDTYPHAAGFLLDSHGNGKTGGTGQTFDWDRIPRDLRHCLVLAGGLNPDNVAEAVRRVRPWAVDVSSGVEARPGIKDPARMQAFVNEVKRVDCNG; encoded by the coding sequence ATGGCAACACCCCGTACCCGGGTCAAAATCTGCGGCATCACCCGCATGGAGGATGCTCTGGCGGCCTGCGAGGCGGGCGCCGATGCCCTGGGTTTCGTGTTCTATGCCAGGAGCCCACGGGCGGTGACGCCCGAGGCGGCCCGGCAGATGGCCCTGGCGCTGCCGCCGTTCGTGAGCCGGGTGGGGCTGTTCGTGGACGCGGCGCCGGAGACGGTGGCGGCCGTCCTGGACGTGGTGCCCCTGGACCTGCTGCAGTTCCACGGCGACGAATGCCCCGCCGACTGCGCCAGTTTCGGCAGGCCGTATCTCAAGGCCGTGCCCATGGCGGCGGGGCTCAACCCCGTGGCCTACATGGACACCTACCCGCATGCGGCGGGCTTCCTGCTGGACAGCCACGGCAATGGCAAGACGGGCGGCACGGGACAGACCTTCGACTGGGATCGGATCCCCCGTGACCTGCGCCATTGCCTGGTGCTGGCCGGCGGGCTCAACCCGGATAACGTGGCCGAGGCGGTGCGCCGTGTGCGCCCCTGGGCCGTGGATGTGAGTAGCGGCGTGGAGGCGCGGCCGGGGATCAAGGATCCCGCGCGCATGCAGGCCTTTGTGAATGAGGTGAAACGCGTTGACTGCAACGGCTGA
- the trpB gene encoding tryptophan synthase subunit beta: MTATAEKNTALDWSAYPDAHGHFGPYGGQFVSETLMEPLEELREAYDRYVKDPEFLAELDADLADYVGRPSPLYHAERMSRELGGAQIYLKREDLNHTGAHKVNNTIGQALLAKRMGKTRIIAETGAGQHGVASATVAARLGLECVVYMGAEDIQRQAPNVYRMRLLGATVVPVTSGSRTLKDALNEAMRDWVTNVDNTFYIIGTVAGPHPYPAMVRDFQSVIGREAREQCLKRTGRLPDALVACVGGGSNAIGLFHPFLGDESVALYGVEAAGDGIETGRHSAPLCAGKPGVLHGNRTYLMEDADGQIIETHSISAGLDYPGVGPEHAWLKDTGRARYVSVTDDEAMAAFHHLTRTEGIIPALESSHAIAYVMKLAPTLDKDKIIIVNLSGRGDKDINTVARLEGIEL, encoded by the coding sequence TTGACTGCAACGGCTGAAAAGAACACCGCGCTCGACTGGAGTGCCTACCCGGACGCCCACGGCCACTTCGGCCCCTACGGCGGGCAGTTCGTCTCCGAGACCCTGATGGAGCCCCTGGAGGAACTGCGCGAGGCCTATGACCGTTACGTGAAGGATCCCGAGTTCCTGGCGGAACTGGACGCGGACCTGGCCGACTACGTGGGGCGCCCGAGCCCTCTGTACCACGCCGAGCGCATGAGCCGGGAGCTGGGTGGCGCGCAGATCTACCTCAAGCGCGAGGATCTGAACCACACCGGCGCCCACAAGGTGAACAACACCATCGGCCAGGCCCTGCTGGCCAAGCGCATGGGCAAGACCCGCATCATCGCCGAGACCGGTGCCGGCCAGCACGGCGTGGCCAGCGCCACGGTGGCGGCGCGCCTGGGCCTGGAGTGCGTGGTGTACATGGGCGCCGAGGACATCCAGCGCCAGGCCCCCAACGTCTACCGCATGCGCCTGCTGGGCGCCACGGTGGTGCCGGTGACCTCCGGCTCGCGCACGCTCAAGGACGCCTTGAACGAGGCGATGCGCGACTGGGTCACCAACGTGGACAACACCTTCTACATCATCGGTACCGTGGCCGGCCCCCATCCCTATCCGGCCATGGTGCGGGACTTCCAGTCGGTGATCGGCCGCGAGGCCCGGGAACAGTGCCTCAAGCGCACCGGGCGCCTGCCCGATGCCCTGGTGGCCTGCGTGGGCGGCGGTTCCAATGCCATCGGTCTGTTCCACCCCTTCCTGGGTGACGAGAGCGTGGCGCTCTACGGCGTGGAGGCGGCGGGTGACGGCATCGAGACGGGCCGGCACTCCGCGCCCCTGTGCGCCGGCAAGCCCGGCGTGCTGCACGGCAACCGCACCTACCTGATGGAAGACGCCGACGGCCAGATCATCGAGACCCATTCCATCTCCGCGGGTCTCGACTATCCCGGCGTCGGCCCCGAGCATGCCTGGCTCAAGGACACCGGGCGTGCCCGCTACGTCTCGGTCACCGACGACGAGGCCATGGCCGCGTTCCATCACCTGACACGCACCGAGGGTATCATCCCGGCGCTGGAGTCCAGCCACGCCATTGCCTACGTGATGAAGCTCGCACCGACCCTCGACAAGGACAAGATCATCATCGTCAATCTCTCCGGTCGCGGTGACAAGGACATCAACACCGTGGCGCGCCTGGAGGGAATCGAACTGTGA